In a single window of the Halobaculum lipolyticum genome:
- the gcvH gene encoding glycine cleavage system protein GcvH, translating into MSFDVPEGLRYRESHEWIDPETGRVGITDFAQDELGDVVFVELPSEGDAVAADAEFGVIESIKAVSDLYAPVSGEVTAVNEALFDAPELVNDDPFGDGWMLELDLDADDLDDLLTAEEYADQIA; encoded by the coding sequence ATGAGCTTCGACGTACCCGAGGGCCTACGCTACCGCGAGTCGCACGAGTGGATCGACCCGGAGACGGGCCGGGTCGGCATCACGGACTTCGCGCAGGACGAACTCGGCGACGTGGTGTTCGTGGAACTCCCGAGCGAGGGCGACGCCGTGGCGGCGGACGCCGAGTTCGGCGTCATCGAGTCGATCAAGGCCGTCTCCGACCTGTACGCCCCCGTCTCGGGCGAGGTGACCGCCGTCAACGAGGCGCTGTTCGACGCGCCCGAACTCGTCAACGACGACCCCTTCGGCGACGGCTGGATGCTCGAACTCGACCTCGACGCGGACGACCTCGACGACCTCCTCACCGCCGAGGAGTACGCCGACCAGATCGCGTAA
- the gcvT gene encoding glycine cleavage system aminomethyltransferase GcvT — MTLRKPPLREIHAERGATFTEFGGWDMPVEFDSIRAEHAAVREDAGIFDVSHMGEIVVAGPDATTLVQRLTTNDVTELDAGDAQYAAITREDGVMLDDTVVYRLPDEAGDDFGRDDPVPAYLFVPNAGHDTESHERWVDYRDDHDLDCEVRNVTEDWAMFAVQGPAAPDLVAGAVDDGGPDVRGLSRFSAAFAPLSGAECWVARTGYTGEDGFEILCPWDAAGDVWDLFVDDAAPCGLGARDTLRMEKGFLLSGQDFHPEDEPRTPYEADIGFVVDLDTEFVGRDALAEQAETGVEETFVGIELLDRGVPRHGYDITDEDGHVVGAVTSGTMSPSLDKPIALGYLPVDLTDPGTEVNVVVRAREKRAKVVTVPFE; from the coding sequence ATGACGCTCCGCAAGCCGCCCCTCCGCGAGATCCACGCCGAGCGCGGCGCCACGTTCACCGAGTTCGGCGGGTGGGACATGCCGGTCGAGTTCGACTCGATCCGCGCCGAGCACGCGGCGGTGCGCGAGGACGCCGGGATCTTCGACGTCTCCCACATGGGCGAGATCGTGGTCGCCGGTCCCGACGCGACGACGCTGGTGCAGCGCCTCACCACGAACGACGTCACCGAGTTGGACGCGGGCGACGCCCAGTACGCCGCGATCACCCGCGAGGACGGCGTGATGCTCGACGACACGGTCGTCTACCGCCTCCCCGACGAGGCCGGGGACGACTTCGGCCGCGACGACCCCGTCCCGGCGTACCTGTTCGTCCCGAACGCCGGCCACGACACCGAGAGCCACGAGCGGTGGGTCGACTACCGCGACGACCACGACCTCGACTGCGAGGTGCGCAACGTCACCGAGGACTGGGCGATGTTCGCCGTGCAGGGTCCCGCGGCGCCCGACCTCGTCGCCGGCGCCGTCGACGACGGCGGGCCGGACGTCCGCGGCCTGTCGCGGTTCTCGGCGGCGTTCGCGCCGCTTTCGGGCGCCGAGTGCTGGGTCGCCCGGACGGGGTACACCGGCGAGGACGGCTTCGAGATCCTCTGCCCGTGGGACGCCGCCGGCGACGTGTGGGACCTGTTCGTCGACGACGCGGCGCCGTGCGGACTCGGCGCCCGGGACACGCTGCGCATGGAGAAGGGGTTCCTGCTGTCGGGACAGGACTTCCACCCCGAGGACGAACCGCGCACGCCGTACGAGGCCGACATCGGCTTCGTCGTGGATCTCGACACCGAGTTCGTCGGCCGCGACGCGCTCGCCGAGCAGGCCGAGACCGGCGTCGAGGAGACGTTCGTCGGGATCGAACTGCTCGACCGCGGGGTCCCGCGCCACGGCTACGACATCACCGACGAGGACGGCCACGTCGTCGGCGCCGTCACCTCCGGGACGATGAGTCCCTCCCTCGACAAACCGATCGCCTTGGGCTACCTCCCGGTCGACCTCACCGACCCCGGCACCGAGGTGAACGTGGTCGTCCGCGCCCGCGAGAAGCGCGCGAAGGTCGTCACCGTCCCGTTCGAGTAG
- a CDS encoding sensor histidine kinase: MLGLDGGGMLFAYVAAYVVAVVGCAVALRRAVAVDDDETRRGLVALLVASGGWAAAQLAYLLAPTPDLQYALYLVGLVVGLTTIGGWLYFCSAYTGRAFHRTRTYRRVAVGSYLAVVAVKVTNPFHELYFTAEFVATPFPHLAVQQGLAHWVVTGLSYSLVAVGFFMLFDQFLEADFDTGPLAALVGATALPVVFDVAEMTSASLLDLSMEPVGVAVFAVGTLYVFEDRFLSVQLSDGIDDALIYLDEDDRVRETNDLARETFPELRGGRGEPIGELLPELAAELDGGDGLLERDGDGGRRFFLVTTTDFVRAAGSVGRLVMCSDVSDTERRRRELARQNEQLESIAAAMRHELFNTLQIVAGRVELAGSELEGGDVSAARESLRTASRTAERMRRLVEDFADLARKGQTIETTQSVAFDDAVDAAWEDAATDGVALERESDGRIDADPDRLEALLASAFRFAVHNDASRVSVGLHDDGIVVADDGNEYPGMAPEEFFEYGGAVPTAEAGIALPNVRTLARVHGWNAAVDPGYEGGVRVVVTGARTEVEGSPVPVDVGEPDRVVASGE, translated from the coding sequence ATGCTTGGACTCGACGGCGGGGGGATGCTCTTCGCGTACGTCGCCGCCTACGTCGTCGCGGTCGTCGGCTGCGCGGTCGCGTTGCGGCGCGCGGTCGCGGTCGACGACGACGAGACGCGGCGGGGACTGGTGGCGCTGTTGGTCGCCAGCGGCGGGTGGGCGGCCGCCCAGTTGGCGTACCTGCTCGCGCCGACGCCCGACCTCCAGTACGCGCTGTATCTGGTCGGCCTGGTCGTCGGCCTGACCACGATCGGCGGGTGGCTGTACTTCTGCTCGGCGTACACGGGACGCGCGTTCCACCGTACCCGGACGTACCGCCGCGTCGCGGTCGGCTCGTACCTCGCGGTCGTCGCGGTGAAGGTGACGAACCCGTTCCACGAACTGTACTTCACCGCCGAGTTCGTCGCCACCCCGTTCCCCCACCTCGCCGTCCAACAGGGACTCGCCCACTGGGTCGTGACCGGGCTGTCGTACTCGCTCGTCGCGGTCGGCTTCTTCATGCTGTTCGACCAGTTCCTCGAAGCCGACTTCGACACCGGCCCGCTGGCGGCGCTCGTGGGCGCCACCGCGCTGCCGGTCGTGTTCGACGTCGCCGAGATGACGAGCGCGTCGCTGCTGGACCTGAGCATGGAGCCGGTCGGCGTCGCCGTGTTCGCGGTCGGGACCCTGTACGTGTTCGAGGACCGGTTCCTCTCGGTCCAACTGTCGGACGGGATCGACGACGCGCTGATCTACCTCGACGAGGACGACCGGGTGCGCGAGACGAACGACCTCGCCCGCGAGACGTTCCCCGAGTTGCGGGGCGGCCGCGGGGAGCCGATCGGGGAACTGCTCCCTGAGCTGGCCGCGGAACTCGACGGCGGGGACGGCCTGCTCGAACGCGACGGCGACGGGGGCCGACGCTTCTTCCTCGTGACGACGACCGACTTCGTCCGGGCGGCCGGGAGCGTCGGCCGGCTCGTCATGTGCAGCGACGTGAGCGACACCGAACGCCGCCGCCGGGAGTTGGCCCGGCAGAACGAGCAGTTGGAGTCGATCGCCGCGGCGATGCGCCACGAACTGTTCAACACGCTCCAGATCGTCGCCGGCCGGGTGGAGTTGGCCGGCTCGGAACTGGAGGGCGGCGACGTGAGCGCGGCCCGCGAGTCGCTCCGGACGGCCTCCCGGACCGCCGAACGGATGCGCCGACTCGTCGAGGACTTCGCCGACCTCGCCCGGAAGGGTCAGACGATCGAGACCACCCAGTCGGTCGCGTTCGACGACGCCGTCGACGCGGCGTGGGAGGACGCGGCGACCGACGGGGTCGCGCTGGAGCGCGAGAGCGACGGTCGGATCGACGCCGACCCCGACCGGCTGGAGGCGCTGCTGGCGAGCGCGTTCCGCTTCGCCGTCCACAACGACGCCTCCCGGGTGTCGGTGGGACTGCACGACGACGGCATCGTCGTCGCCGACGACGGCAACGAGTACCCGGGGATGGCGCCCGAGGAGTTCTTCGAGTACGGCGGCGCCGTCCCCACCGCCGAGGCCGGCATCGCGCTCCCCAACGTCCGGACGCTCGCGCGCGTCCACGGCTGGAACGCCGCCGTCGACCCCGGCTACGAGGGTGGGGTCCGCGTCGTCGTCACGGGCGCACGAACCGAGGTCGAGGGGTCGCCGGTGCCGGTCGACGTCGGCGAGCCCGACCGGGTCGTCGCGTCGGGCGAGTGA
- the gap gene encoding type I glyceraldehyde-3-phosphate dehydrogenase, whose protein sequence is MSKSYLAAGDDVDNPVRVGLNGFGRIGRNVFRAVLEDPRIELVGINDVMDGEEMRYLASYDSVMGRLDGVSYDAESRELAIGDTAVPVLDEQDPADLPWAEFDVDVALECTGVFRTKGDAEKHVEAGADVAVISAPPKGEEPVKQLVYGVNHEEEYDGETVVSNASCTTNSVTPVAKVLDEEFGIASGTLTTVHAYTGSQNLVDGPKAKTRRGRAAAENIVPTSTGAAKAATDILPQLKGKLDGMAMRVPVPNGSLTELVVDLEDSPSADEINDAFRDAADSGPLAGVLGYTDDEVVSRDIIGLPFSSYVDLDSTNVVGDDDEGIAKILTWYDNEYGFSNRMLDVAAYVDAY, encoded by the coding sequence ATGAGTAAATCGTACCTCGCGGCGGGCGACGACGTGGACAACCCCGTGCGCGTCGGCCTGAACGGGTTCGGTCGGATCGGCCGCAACGTGTTCCGCGCGGTGTTGGAGGACCCCCGGATCGAACTCGTCGGTATCAACGACGTGATGGACGGCGAGGAGATGCGCTACCTCGCGTCCTACGACTCGGTGATGGGACGCCTCGACGGCGTCAGCTACGACGCGGAGTCGCGCGAACTCGCCATCGGCGACACGGCGGTGCCGGTGCTCGACGAGCAGGACCCCGCGGACCTCCCGTGGGCGGAGTTCGACGTCGACGTCGCGCTTGAGTGTACCGGCGTGTTCCGCACGAAGGGCGACGCCGAGAAGCACGTCGAGGCGGGCGCCGACGTGGCGGTCATCTCCGCGCCGCCGAAGGGCGAGGAGCCGGTGAAACAGCTGGTGTACGGCGTCAACCACGAGGAGGAGTACGACGGCGAGACGGTCGTGTCGAACGCCTCCTGTACGACCAACTCCGTCACGCCGGTCGCGAAGGTGCTCGACGAGGAGTTCGGCATCGCCTCGGGCACCCTCACGACGGTCCACGCGTACACCGGCAGCCAGAACCTCGTCGACGGCCCGAAGGCGAAGACCCGGCGCGGCCGCGCCGCCGCCGAGAACATCGTCCCCACGTCGACGGGCGCCGCGAAGGCGGCCACCGACATCCTCCCCCAGCTGAAGGGGAAGCTCGACGGGATGGCGATGCGCGTCCCCGTGCCGAACGGCTCGCTCACCGAACTCGTCGTCGACTTGGAGGACTCCCCGTCGGCCGACGAGATCAACGACGCGTTCCGCGACGCCGCCGACTCGGGACCGCTGGCGGGCGTGCTCGGCTACACCGACGACGAGGTCGTCAGCCGCGACATCATCGGGCTGCCGTTCTCCTCGTACGTCGACCTCGACTCCACGAACGTCGTCGGCGACGACGACGAGGGGATCGCCAAGATCCTGACGTGGTACGACAACGAGTACGGCTTCTCGAACCGTATGCTCGACGTGGCGGCGTACGTCGACGCCTACTGA
- a CDS encoding ATP-grasp domain-containing protein — MPSPPADPELRLAVTTNAETFARLRERLAPHGIAVDHVRADERTLRVDADPEGEFAGFDVGWVYPSRLMEGAVVDTHLGVPWVNGRDAVLGSRNKAGTLATLAAAGVPVPETRVVSNPVDDEAVLAAAAEVGYPVVVKPNSATRGVGVAKATDPDSLLGVTDYLDLVHDYRATGDKSFLLQEFLPDATDYRAMVVDGEYAGAVERRLPEGAVADGNWKHNVHRGAVAAGVDLDDDARDLVERAAAATGVPLVGVDLLESDGRLVVSETNARPTVDAAGKYRAGFDESLAALVRRTAQR, encoded by the coding sequence ATGCCCTCGCCCCCCGCCGACCCCGAACTCCGGCTCGCCGTCACCACGAACGCGGAGACGTTCGCGCGCCTCCGCGAGCGACTCGCGCCCCACGGCATCGCGGTCGACCACGTCCGGGCCGACGAGCGGACGCTCCGAGTCGACGCCGACCCCGAGGGGGAGTTCGCCGGCTTCGACGTCGGCTGGGTGTACCCCTCGCGCCTGATGGAGGGCGCGGTGGTCGACACGCACCTCGGCGTGCCGTGGGTGAACGGCCGCGACGCCGTCCTCGGCTCGCGCAACAAGGCGGGCACGCTGGCGACGCTCGCGGCCGCCGGGGTGCCGGTGCCGGAGACGCGCGTGGTGTCGAACCCCGTCGACGACGAGGCGGTCCTCGCGGCCGCAGCCGAGGTGGGGTATCCGGTCGTCGTCAAGCCGAACTCCGCGACGCGGGGCGTCGGCGTCGCGAAGGCGACCGACCCCGACAGCCTGCTGGGGGTCACGGACTACCTCGACCTCGTCCACGACTACCGTGCCACCGGCGACAAGTCGTTCCTCCTGCAGGAGTTCCTCCCGGACGCGACGGACTACCGGGCGATGGTGGTCGACGGCGAGTACGCGGGCGCCGTGGAGCGCCGGCTCCCCGAGGGGGCGGTGGCCGACGGGAACTGGAAACACAACGTCCATCGCGGCGCCGTCGCGGCGGGCGTCGACCTCGACGACGACGCCCGCGACCTCGTCGAGCGCGCGGCCGCGGCGACGGGCGTCCCGCTTGTCGGCGTCGACCTGCTCGAATCGGACGGGCGACTCGTCGTCTCCGAGACGAACGCGCGGCCGACGGTCGACGCCGCCGGGAAGTACCGCGCGGGGTTCGACGAGTCGCTGGCGGCGCTGGTGCGGCGGACGGCACAGCGATAA
- a CDS encoding Hsp20/alpha crystallin family protein, which produces MRDNRDDPFGDIFDEIERMMSEMAGTPGAARAAGDAGFGDETHVSVYEEGETVRLVADLPGIDKTGIDLQCDGSTLTISADGDHRRFDERVRLPARVDEHSAAASFNNGVLEVTFDVLEPSADIDVE; this is translated from the coding sequence ATGCGTGACAACCGCGACGATCCGTTCGGCGACATCTTCGACGAGATCGAACGGATGATGAGCGAAATGGCCGGCACCCCCGGGGCGGCTCGCGCCGCCGGCGACGCCGGCTTCGGCGACGAGACCCACGTGTCGGTGTACGAAGAGGGCGAGACCGTGCGACTCGTCGCCGACCTCCCGGGGATCGACAAGACGGGGATCGACCTCCAGTGCGACGGCTCGACGCTCACGATCTCCGCCGACGGCGACCACCGCCGCTTCGACGAACGCGTCCGGCTCCCCGCCCGCGTGGACGAACACTCCGCGGCGGCGTCGTTCAACAACGGCGTGCTCGAAGTGACGTTCGACGTGCTCGAACCCTCCGCCGACATCGACGTCGAGTAG
- a CDS encoding HVO_0476 family zinc finger protein, producing the protein MSDSDVPSQVPVECPGCGEETAHEVLKPGGHATVQCTVCGHTHKVEVPEPTTVDVDVIVSQDGESYTATLEGDPDQIVEVGDEFIVETEQAIQQVRVTSIELDGDRRVEQSDVDHAATVWTRVVDNVSVNITVHPKDGRRDETRSLKVYVPGDFEFVVGRTQSFGDDEIEIEGVQVRDETADDYRHEKFDHDGDMVYAKDVKRVYARDTKTAAWSAW; encoded by the coding sequence ATGAGCGACTCCGACGTTCCCTCGCAGGTGCCCGTGGAGTGCCCGGGCTGTGGCGAGGAGACGGCCCACGAAGTGCTGAAACCCGGCGGCCACGCCACGGTGCAGTGTACGGTGTGCGGTCACACCCACAAGGTCGAGGTGCCCGAGCCGACGACCGTCGACGTGGACGTGATCGTCTCCCAGGACGGCGAGTCGTACACCGCGACGCTCGAGGGCGACCCCGACCAGATCGTCGAGGTCGGCGACGAGTTCATCGTCGAGACCGAGCAGGCGATCCAGCAGGTGCGCGTCACCTCCATCGAGTTGGACGGCGACCGCCGCGTCGAGCAGTCCGACGTCGACCACGCCGCGACCGTCTGGACACGCGTCGTCGACAACGTCTCCGTCAACATCACCGTCCACCCGAAGGACGGCCGCCGCGACGAGACCCGCTCGCTGAAGGTGTACGTCCCCGGCGACTTCGAGTTCGTCGTCGGCCGGACGCAGTCGTTCGGCGACGACGAGATCGAGATCGAGGGCGTGCAGGTGCGCGACGAGACGGCCGACGACTACCGCCACGAGAAGTTCGACCACGACGGCGACATGGTGTACGCGAAGGACGTGAAGCGGGTGTACGCCCGCGACACGAAGACGGCCGCCTGGTCGGCCTGGTAA